Proteins encoded together in one Variovorax paradoxus window:
- a CDS encoding cupin domain-containing protein, with product MTSPRYFVRESEIDGYHPANHTGTLNKRLIGPETVGAKQLEVLVGHIRKGKGALPHAHPGIEQVCYMLEGRAVAEVGGQRQELHPGDSCFFPADAMHTFTVVSDEPVRVLVIYSPPYEELPERVIRP from the coding sequence ATGACCTCTCCACGCTACTTCGTCCGCGAAAGCGAGATTGACGGCTACCACCCGGCCAATCACACCGGCACGCTGAACAAGCGGCTCATCGGCCCCGAGACCGTCGGCGCGAAGCAGCTCGAGGTGCTGGTCGGGCATATCCGGAAGGGCAAGGGCGCGCTGCCCCACGCCCACCCCGGCATCGAGCAGGTCTGCTACATGCTCGAAGGCCGCGCGGTGGCCGAAGTGGGCGGCCAGCGGCAAGAGCTGCACCCCGGCGACAGCTGCTTTTTCCCGGCCGACGCAATGCACACCTTCACGGTGGTGAGCGACGAGCCGGTGCGCGTGCTGGTCATCTACAGCCCGCCGTACGAGGAATTGCCGGAGCGCGTGATCCGGCCCTGA
- a CDS encoding enoyl-CoA hydratase/isomerase family protein, with protein sequence MTFTKLKLEVQDTVARIWLDQPDARNAFDDIVIAELTQAFTEAGAQPQVKAIVLGANGPAFCAGANLNWMRRMADYTRDENIADAGKLATMLRTIAECPKPTIARVQGDVYAGGMGLVAACDMAVSVDTAWYCLSEVKIGLVPATISPYVLRAMGTRASQRYFLTAERFTAAEAHRIGFVHEVVAGADALDAKVDELVKALTSASPAAVRACKQLIADVDGREIDDALIAKTVEGIADIRASDEGREGVQAFLQKRKPSWLGR encoded by the coding sequence ATGACCTTCACCAAACTGAAACTGGAAGTCCAGGACACAGTAGCGCGCATCTGGCTGGACCAGCCCGACGCACGCAATGCCTTCGACGACATCGTCATCGCCGAGCTGACCCAGGCCTTCACCGAAGCAGGCGCCCAGCCGCAGGTCAAGGCCATCGTGCTCGGCGCGAACGGCCCGGCCTTCTGCGCCGGAGCGAATCTCAACTGGATGCGCCGCATGGCCGACTACACCCGCGACGAGAACATCGCCGACGCGGGCAAGCTGGCCACCATGCTGCGCACCATTGCCGAATGTCCCAAGCCCACCATTGCGCGCGTGCAGGGCGATGTGTACGCCGGTGGCATGGGCCTGGTGGCGGCCTGCGACATGGCGGTGAGCGTCGACACAGCCTGGTACTGCCTGAGCGAAGTGAAGATCGGTCTTGTGCCGGCAACCATCAGCCCCTATGTGCTGCGCGCCATGGGCACACGCGCATCGCAGCGCTACTTTCTTACGGCCGAGCGCTTCACCGCCGCCGAGGCGCACCGCATCGGCTTCGTGCATGAAGTGGTCGCGGGCGCCGACGCGCTCGATGCCAAGGTCGATGAACTGGTGAAGGCGCTCACCAGTGCCAGCCCGGCCGCGGTGCGCGCCTGCAAGCAGTTGATCGCAGATGTGGACGGACGCGAGATCGACGATGCGCTGATTGCCAAGACCGTCGAGGGCATTGCCGACATCCGCGCGAGCGACGAAGGCCGCGAAGGCGTGCAGGCCTTCCTGCAGAAGCGCAAGCCGTCCTGGCTCGGCCGCTGA
- a CDS encoding CaiB/BaiF CoA transferase family protein, which translates to MNTTGPLDGIRILDLTAVVMGPYATQTLGDLGADIVKVEPPSGDNLRAVGPMRNAGMGAMALHLNRNKRSIVLDLKQPEGREACLRLAAGCDALIYNTRPQAMARLGLGYEAVAAVNPKIVYLGAFGYGEEGPYAGKPAYDDLIQGAAGVASLFAQQSGGAPRYAPVTLADRAVGLQAAIALLAAVLHAQRTGQGQAVEVPMFEALSQFVMGDHLGGHSFEPPLGPTGYARLLAPHRKPYATADGYLSVLIYNDKHWQAFFDVIGRPELRDSPMFGTHTARAANIGAVYAFVAEVMATRGSDEWMAVLEAADIPVARLHSTESLLDDPHLRAVGFFPELGHPSEGRIRTLAPVGRYSATPAAIRRPAPRIGEQSVELLREAGYASEEIDRMLARGVTLQPEPTKDSE; encoded by the coding sequence ATGAACACTACGGGACCTCTCGACGGCATCCGCATCCTCGACCTCACGGCGGTGGTGATGGGCCCCTACGCCACGCAGACGCTCGGCGACCTGGGCGCGGACATCGTCAAGGTCGAGCCGCCTTCAGGCGACAACCTGCGCGCGGTCGGTCCGATGCGCAATGCCGGCATGGGCGCGATGGCGCTGCACCTCAACCGCAACAAGCGCTCGATCGTGCTCGACCTCAAGCAGCCCGAGGGCCGCGAGGCCTGCCTGCGGCTCGCGGCCGGCTGCGATGCGCTCATCTACAACACGCGGCCGCAGGCGATGGCGCGGCTCGGGCTCGGCTACGAAGCGGTGGCCGCGGTCAACCCGAAGATCGTCTACCTCGGCGCGTTCGGCTATGGCGAAGAAGGCCCGTATGCCGGCAAGCCCGCGTACGACGACCTGATCCAGGGCGCGGCCGGCGTTGCTTCGCTCTTTGCGCAGCAAAGCGGCGGCGCACCACGCTATGCCCCGGTCACGCTGGCCGACCGCGCCGTGGGCCTGCAGGCCGCCATCGCGCTGCTGGCTGCCGTGCTGCATGCGCAGCGCACCGGCCAGGGCCAGGCGGTGGAAGTGCCGATGTTCGAGGCGCTTTCGCAGTTCGTCATGGGCGACCATCTGGGTGGCCACAGCTTCGAGCCGCCGCTCGGCCCCACCGGCTATGCGCGCCTGCTCGCGCCGCACCGCAAGCCCTACGCCACGGCAGACGGCTACCTGAGTGTGCTGATCTACAACGACAAGCACTGGCAGGCCTTCTTCGACGTGATCGGCCGGCCCGAGCTGCGCGACTCGCCGATGTTCGGCACGCACACGGCGCGCGCCGCGAACATTGGTGCGGTGTACGCGTTCGTGGCCGAGGTGATGGCCACGCGCGGCAGCGACGAATGGATGGCGGTGCTCGAAGCAGCCGACATCCCGGTCGCGCGCCTGCACAGCACCGAGAGCCTGCTCGACGACCCGCACCTGCGCGCGGTCGGTTTCTTTCCCGAACTCGGCCACCCGAGCGAGGGCCGCATCCGCACGCTCGCGCCGGTCGGCCGCTACAGCGCCACGCCCGCGGCCATTCGCCGGCCCGCGCCGCGCATCGGCGAACAGAGTGTCGAGCTGCTGCGCGAAGCGGGCTATGCAAGCGAAGAGATCGACCGGATGCTCGCGCGCGGCGTGACGCTGCAGCCGGAACCCACGAAGGACAGCGAATGA
- a CDS encoding acyl-CoA dehydrogenase family protein, with amino-acid sequence MKFSLNEDQRSLVAAIERLCEDFPADYWRDHDDRAAFPHEFHRAVADSGWLGIAMPEAQGGAGLGITEAALMMRAISASGAGMSGASAVHMNIFGLNPVVVFGSEAQRQRFLPPLIAGTEKACFAVTEPDAGLDTTSLKTQAVRQPNGSYLLHGRKIWISTAQVADRMLILTRTTPIDQVKKPTQGLTLFYTPLDRSKVEVREIHKLGRAAVDSNMLFIDGLQVPEEDRIGEEGRGFEYILHGLNPERILIAAEAIGIGRAALRIASQYAQERIVFGRPIGQNQGVAHPLARAWANLEAADLMVFKAATLYDAGEPCGTEANAAKYLAAEAAHDACQNAVLTLGGMGYAKEYHVERLLRESYIPRIAPVSPQMILNFIAEKALGLPKSY; translated from the coding sequence ATGAAATTTTCCCTGAACGAAGACCAGCGCTCGCTGGTGGCGGCCATCGAGCGCCTCTGCGAAGACTTTCCTGCCGACTACTGGCGCGACCACGACGACCGCGCCGCGTTTCCGCACGAGTTCCACCGCGCCGTGGCCGATAGCGGCTGGCTCGGCATTGCAATGCCCGAGGCGCAGGGCGGTGCGGGCCTGGGCATTACCGAAGCGGCGCTGATGATGCGCGCCATCAGCGCATCGGGTGCGGGCATGTCGGGCGCGTCAGCGGTGCACATGAACATCTTCGGGCTCAACCCGGTGGTGGTGTTCGGCAGCGAGGCGCAGCGCCAACGGTTTTTGCCGCCGCTGATCGCCGGCACCGAGAAGGCCTGCTTCGCGGTGACCGAGCCCGATGCGGGGCTCGACACCACGAGCCTCAAGACGCAGGCGGTGCGCCAGCCGAACGGCAGCTACCTGCTGCACGGCCGCAAGATCTGGATATCGACCGCGCAGGTGGCCGATCGCATGCTGATCCTCACGCGCACCACGCCGATTGATCAGGTGAAAAAGCCCACGCAGGGCCTCACGCTGTTCTACACGCCGCTGGACCGTAGCAAGGTCGAGGTGCGCGAGATCCACAAGCTCGGACGCGCGGCGGTCGATTCGAACATGCTCTTCATCGACGGGCTCCAGGTGCCCGAGGAAGACCGCATCGGCGAAGAAGGCCGCGGCTTCGAGTACATCCTGCACGGGCTCAATCCCGAGCGCATATTGATCGCGGCCGAAGCCATCGGCATCGGCCGGGCCGCATTGCGCATTGCCTCGCAGTACGCGCAGGAGCGCATCGTTTTCGGCCGGCCTATCGGCCAGAACCAGGGCGTGGCGCATCCGCTTGCGCGCGCCTGGGCCAACCTCGAGGCGGCCGACCTGATGGTGTTCAAGGCCGCCACGCTGTACGACGCGGGCGAGCCCTGCGGCACCGAGGCCAACGCGGCCAAGTACCTGGCGGCGGAGGCCGCGCACGACGCCTGCCAGAACGCGGTGCTCACGCTCGGCGGCATGGGCTACGCGAAGGAATACCACGTGGAGCGCCTGCTGCGTGAGAGCTACATCCCGCGCATTGCGCCCGTGAGCCCGCAGATGATCCTGAACTTCATTGCGGAAAAAGCGCTCGGATTGCCCAAGTCGTATTGA
- a CDS encoding 2-hydroxyacid dehydrogenase, with protein sequence MKIIVSLTDNRPEPWIEGLKAELPEAQIETWQPGAAQADHAVVWAPPQQLLDEQPQLRGLFNIGAGVDALLKLKVPAQTRIVRLDDAGMSVQMAEYVCHTLIRHFREFDVYEADAREGRWSYRKPRLRRDFPVGIMGLGVLGERVAKAVAQFEFPVLGWSRSPKAIDGVKVFSGEAQFDEFLSSTRVLVNLLPLTDATRGILNRNTLGKLRPGGYLISIARGAHLVEDDLIPMLDAGQLAGATLDVFQVEPLPADHAFWRHPKITVTPHGSARTLREESIAQIAGKIRAMEQGLPVSGVVDPVRGY encoded by the coding sequence ATGAAAATCATCGTCTCCCTCACCGACAACCGCCCCGAACCGTGGATCGAAGGCCTCAAGGCCGAGCTGCCTGAAGCGCAGATCGAGACCTGGCAGCCGGGTGCTGCCCAAGCCGACCATGCCGTGGTGTGGGCGCCGCCGCAGCAACTGCTCGACGAACAACCCCAGCTGCGTGGCCTCTTCAACATCGGCGCGGGTGTGGATGCGCTGCTCAAGCTGAAGGTGCCGGCGCAGACGCGCATCGTGCGGCTCGACGATGCCGGCATGTCGGTGCAGATGGCCGAGTACGTGTGCCACACGCTGATCCGGCACTTCCGCGAATTCGACGTCTACGAAGCCGATGCGCGCGAAGGGCGCTGGAGCTACCGCAAGCCGCGGCTGCGGCGCGACTTTCCGGTCGGCATCATGGGTCTGGGTGTGCTGGGTGAAAGAGTTGCCAAGGCCGTGGCGCAGTTCGAGTTTCCGGTGCTGGGCTGGAGCCGTTCGCCCAAGGCCATCGACGGCGTGAAGGTGTTCAGCGGCGAGGCGCAGTTCGACGAGTTCCTGTCGTCCACGCGCGTGCTGGTCAACCTGCTGCCGCTGACCGATGCCACGCGCGGCATTCTCAACCGCAACACGCTCGGCAAGCTGCGGCCGGGCGGCTATCTCATCAGCATCGCGCGCGGTGCGCACCTGGTCGAAGACGACCTGATCCCGATGCTCGACGCGGGCCAGCTGGCGGGCGCCACGCTCGATGTGTTCCAGGTCGAGCCGCTGCCGGCCGACCATGCCTTCTGGCGCCATCCGAAGATCACGGTGACGCCGCATGGCTCGGCGCGCACGCTGCGTGAGGAATCCATCGCCCAGATCGCCGGAAAGATCCGCGCGATGGAGCAGGGCCTGCCGGTCAGCGGCGTGGTCGATCCCGTTCGGGGCTACTGA
- a CDS encoding DUF4126 domain-containing protein, translated as MNALDMPQLLALAAAVGWASGVRLYLVVLLTGLAGYFGWVPLPGGLQMLAHPVVIAASGFMVFIEFFADKIPGLDSLWDVVHTAIRIPAGAALAASVFGADHGAMAVVAALLGGGFAATAHAAKATTRAAINTSPEPFSNVGASLVEDSMVPAGLWLAVAHPLVFLVLFVLVLVLSAWLIRKSWRFLRALFSRVARIFSGRPDPGVVPAFQLKKNPPGDTPNV; from the coding sequence ATGAACGCGCTCGACATGCCCCAACTGCTTGCCCTGGCCGCTGCGGTCGGCTGGGCCAGCGGCGTGCGGCTGTACCTGGTCGTGCTGCTCACGGGGTTGGCCGGCTACTTCGGCTGGGTGCCTCTGCCCGGCGGACTGCAGATGCTTGCGCATCCGGTCGTCATTGCGGCCAGCGGCTTCATGGTGTTCATCGAGTTCTTCGCCGACAAGATTCCCGGCCTCGATTCGCTCTGGGACGTGGTGCACACCGCCATCCGCATTCCGGCCGGCGCGGCGCTCGCGGCCAGCGTGTTCGGCGCCGACCATGGCGCGATGGCCGTGGTTGCGGCGCTGCTCGGCGGCGGCTTTGCGGCCACCGCGCATGCCGCCAAGGCCACCACGCGCGCGGCCATCAATACATCGCCCGAGCCGTTCTCCAACGTAGGCGCTTCGCTGGTCGAAGACAGCATGGTGCCCGCCGGCTTGTGGCTGGCGGTGGCGCATCCGCTGGTCTTCCTGGTGCTTTTCGTGCTGGTGCTTGTGCTCAGCGCGTGGCTCATCCGCAAGAGCTGGCGCTTTCTGAGGGCACTGTTCAGCCGCGTTGCGCGCATCTTCAGCGGCCGACCCGATCCGGGCGTCGTCCCTGCATTTCAACTGAAAAAGAATCCTCCGGGAGACACTCCGAATGTTTAA
- a CDS encoding EthD family reductase, which translates to MIKVSVMYPYTEDARFDHAYYRDTHMPLLKARMGDACKSYTIDKGLAGGAPGTPPAYVGMCHVFCESTEAFQAAFGPHAKEILGDIRNYTDIAPVMQISEVVVG; encoded by the coding sequence ATGATCAAAGTCAGCGTGATGTACCCCTACACAGAGGACGCCCGGTTCGACCACGCCTACTACCGCGACACGCACATGCCGCTTCTGAAGGCCCGCATGGGAGACGCCTGCAAGTCGTACACCATCGACAAGGGCCTGGCGGGCGGCGCACCCGGTACGCCGCCGGCCTATGTCGGCATGTGCCACGTGTTCTGCGAATCGACCGAAGCTTTCCAGGCGGCCTTCGGCCCGCACGCCAAGGAGATCCTCGGCGACATCAGGAACTATACGGATATCGCGCCTGTGATGCAGATCAGCGAAGTGGTGGTGGGCTGA
- a CDS encoding acetyl-CoA carboxylase biotin carboxylase subunit, with protein MFKKILIANRGEIACRVAATARRMAIRTVAVYSDADAHANHVRACDESVHLGGSAPKDSYLRWQKILEAAKATGAEAVHPGYGFLSENEEFAQACADAGLVFIGPPPSAIKAMGLKAESKQLMEKAGVPLVPGYHGHDQDPALLQREADRIGYPVLIKASAGGGGKGMRAVDKAEDFAAALASCQREAINSFGDDAVLIEKYVQRPRHIEIQVFGDTHGNYVYLFERDCSVQRRHQKVLEEAPAPGMTEAMRKQMGEAAVAAARAVSYVGAGTVEFIVEQREGGEMNFFFMEMNTRLQVEHPVTEAITSLDLVEWQLRVASGEPLPAKQQELQIHGHAIEARICAENPDNSFLPATGTLRVYRKPQATAFQRSRVRIDDGVREGGEISPFYDSMIAKLIVHGSTRDEALARLDAALAQVQIVGVSTNVQFLRGILATESFSKANLDTALIERERTVLFDREALGLPLAAAAAITRTLITERPAGTPDPFERRDGWRAMGEYRRHFDFEFRGAEQTALLTYKRDGSLWLEAGGVQGPLVVGQFPTGEFEVEFAGTRQTLDVHLDGATAHVFASKGATRITAVDRLAHAGDTHAEGGRLTAPMPGKVVSFAVKAGDKVSRGQPLAVMEAMKMEHTIAAPADGTVEELMFSPGEQVAEGDELLRMAAAAA; from the coding sequence ATGTTTAAGAAGATCCTGATCGCCAACCGAGGCGAGATTGCCTGCCGTGTTGCAGCGACTGCCCGCCGCATGGCGATCCGCACCGTGGCCGTGTACTCCGACGCCGACGCGCATGCCAACCACGTACGCGCCTGCGATGAGTCCGTGCACCTGGGCGGCAGTGCACCGAAAGACAGCTATCTGCGCTGGCAGAAGATCCTCGAAGCCGCCAAGGCCACGGGCGCCGAAGCCGTGCATCCGGGCTACGGCTTCCTGAGCGAGAACGAAGAATTCGCGCAGGCCTGCGCCGACGCAGGGCTCGTCTTCATCGGCCCGCCGCCCTCGGCGATCAAGGCGATGGGCCTGAAGGCCGAGTCGAAGCAGCTGATGGAAAAAGCCGGCGTGCCGCTGGTGCCCGGCTACCACGGCCACGACCAGGACCCGGCGCTGCTGCAGCGCGAGGCCGACCGCATCGGCTACCCGGTGCTCATCAAGGCGAGCGCGGGCGGCGGCGGCAAGGGCATGCGCGCGGTCGACAAGGCGGAAGACTTTGCGGCGGCGCTCGCTTCGTGCCAGCGCGAGGCGATCAACAGCTTCGGCGACGATGCGGTGCTGATCGAAAAGTACGTGCAACGCCCGCGCCACATCGAGATTCAGGTGTTCGGCGACACCCACGGCAACTACGTCTACCTGTTCGAGCGTGATTGCTCGGTGCAGCGCCGGCACCAGAAGGTGCTCGAGGAAGCGCCCGCCCCCGGCATGACTGAAGCCATGCGCAAGCAGATGGGCGAGGCCGCCGTGGCTGCGGCGCGCGCCGTCAGCTACGTAGGCGCTGGCACCGTCGAATTCATCGTCGAGCAGCGCGAAGGCGGCGAGATGAACTTCTTCTTCATGGAGATGAACACGCGCCTGCAGGTGGAGCACCCGGTGACCGAGGCCATCACGAGCCTCGATCTGGTGGAGTGGCAACTGCGCGTGGCGTCGGGCGAGCCGCTGCCCGCAAAGCAGCAGGAGTTGCAGATTCACGGCCATGCCATCGAGGCGCGCATCTGCGCCGAGAACCCCGACAACAGCTTCCTGCCCGCCACCGGCACATTGCGCGTGTACCGCAAGCCGCAGGCCACGGCTTTCCAGCGCAGCCGCGTGCGCATCGACGACGGCGTGCGCGAGGGCGGCGAGATATCGCCGTTCTACGACTCGATGATTGCCAAGCTCATCGTGCACGGCAGCACGCGCGACGAGGCTTTGGCGCGGCTCGATGCGGCGCTGGCGCAGGTACAGATCGTCGGCGTTTCGACCAACGTGCAGTTCCTGCGCGGCATCTTGGCGACCGAATCGTTCTCGAAGGCGAACCTCGACACTGCGCTGATCGAGCGCGAGCGCACCGTGCTGTTCGACCGCGAGGCACTGGGGCTGCCGCTGGCCGCTGCCGCCGCCATCACCCGCACGCTGATCACCGAACGTCCGGCCGGTACCCCCGACCCGTTCGAGCGTCGCGACGGCTGGCGCGCGATGGGCGAGTACCGCCGCCACTTCGACTTCGAATTCCGCGGTGCCGAGCAGACCGCCTTGCTGACCTACAAGCGAGACGGAAGCCTGTGGCTCGAAGCCGGCGGCGTGCAAGGCCCGCTGGTCGTGGGCCAGTTCCCGACGGGCGAGTTCGAAGTCGAGTTCGCGGGCACGCGGCAGACGCTCGATGTGCATCTGGACGGTGCCACGGCCCATGTGTTCGCGTCGAAGGGCGCGACCAGGATCACGGCCGTCGACCGGCTGGCCCATGCCGGCGACACCCATGCCGAAGGCGGCCGGCTCACTGCGCCGATGCCCGGCAAGGTCGTGTCGTTCGCGGTCAAGGCCGGCGACAAGGTCAGCCGCGGCCAGCCGCTCGCGGTGATGGAAGCCATGAAGATGGAGCACACCATCGCCGCGCCGGCCGACGGCACCGTGGAAGAACTGATGTTCTCGCCCGGCGAGCAGGTGGCCGAAGGCGACGAGTTGTTGCGAATGGCCGCGGCGGCGGCTTGA
- a CDS encoding hydroxymethylglutaryl-CoA lyase: MKLPAKVKIVDVGPRDGLQNEKQPVPADVKIGLVHRLQDAGVNEIEVTSFVSPKWVPQMGDNAEVMHGIKRKPGVRYSVLTPNMKGFEAAIAAPREEWPDEIVVFGAASEAFSQKNINCSIAESIERFAPVVAAAREKGIGVRGAMSCTVGCPYEGEVAPERVGMLAKLMKDIGVQRVDVADTIGVGTPRKVRAAIEATLAHFGVDDISGHFHDTYGQALVNTLASLELGVWNFQSSSAGLGGCPYAKGATGNVATEDVVYMLHGMGIETGIDLDKLIDAGVYISEALGREPNSRASKAIRTKRAG, encoded by the coding sequence ATGAAACTCCCCGCCAAGGTCAAGATCGTCGACGTCGGTCCGCGCGACGGACTGCAGAACGAGAAGCAACCCGTCCCGGCTGACGTCAAGATCGGGCTGGTGCATCGCCTCCAGGACGCAGGCGTGAACGAGATCGAGGTCACCAGCTTCGTCAGCCCCAAGTGGGTGCCGCAGATGGGCGACAACGCCGAGGTGATGCACGGCATCAAGCGCAAGCCCGGCGTGCGCTACTCGGTGCTCACGCCCAACATGAAGGGCTTCGAGGCCGCCATTGCCGCGCCGCGCGAAGAGTGGCCCGACGAGATCGTGGTGTTCGGCGCCGCGAGCGAGGCCTTCAGCCAGAAGAACATCAACTGCTCCATTGCCGAGAGCATCGAGCGCTTTGCGCCCGTGGTGGCCGCCGCGCGCGAAAAAGGCATCGGCGTGCGCGGCGCCATGTCGTGCACCGTCGGCTGCCCGTACGAAGGCGAGGTCGCGCCCGAGCGTGTGGGCATGCTGGCCAAGTTGATGAAGGACATCGGCGTGCAGCGCGTGGACGTGGCCGACACCATCGGCGTGGGCACGCCTCGCAAGGTGCGGGCCGCCATCGAGGCCACGCTGGCGCACTTCGGCGTGGACGACATCTCGGGCCACTTCCACGACACCTACGGCCAGGCGCTGGTCAACACGCTGGCCTCGCTGGAGCTGGGGGTCTGGAACTTCCAGTCGTCCTCCGCCGGGCTGGGCGGCTGCCCCTACGCCAAGGGCGCGACCGGCAACGTGGCGACCGAAGACGTGGTGTACATGCTGCATGGCATGGGCATCGAGACCGGCATCGACCTGGACAAGCTGATCGACGCGGGCGTGTACATCAGCGAGGCGCTCGGGCGCGAGCCGAATTCGCGGGCGTCGAAGGCCATCCGCACCAAGCGGGCCGGCTGA
- a CDS encoding Bug family tripartite tricarboxylate transporter substrate binding protein: MQTTKNATETVAVASRRRFISIGAAAGLAGVAPWAFAQEGYPKQPIKLIVPFAAGSGTDAVARITAQMLGEALKTSVIVDNRAGANGVIAAEFVAKAPPDGYTLFMTTNTTHSANPSLMKSLPYDPVKDFAPVSRMGNLPFMLVVNNDLPVKSVAELLAWGRAHPGKLTYASGNSTGIVSGATLSRMSGVPMLHVPYKSTPPAIADLIGGQVSMMVVDLAAGLATVKAGKMRAIAVTTQERTKLFPELPPLADTPELKGFDITSWNGVFAPAGTPRDVVLKLNKALSEMANGAVFRERVAKLGFDAFGSTPEELGAFTVAELGKWKKLIQAAGIQPE, translated from the coding sequence ATGCAGACGACGAAGAACGCGACAGAAACAGTCGCGGTGGCAAGCCGCCGCCGTTTCATTTCCATCGGAGCCGCCGCGGGCCTTGCCGGCGTGGCGCCGTGGGCCTTTGCGCAAGAGGGCTATCCGAAGCAGCCCATCAAGCTCATCGTGCCCTTTGCGGCCGGCAGCGGCACCGATGCGGTGGCGCGCATCACCGCGCAGATGCTGGGCGAGGCGCTGAAGACCTCGGTCATCGTCGACAACCGCGCGGGCGCCAACGGCGTGATTGCCGCCGAGTTCGTGGCCAAGGCGCCGCCCGACGGCTACACGCTCTTCATGACGACCAACACCACGCACTCGGCCAACCCGAGCCTGATGAAGTCGCTGCCCTACGACCCCGTGAAAGACTTCGCGCCCGTGAGCCGCATGGGCAACCTGCCGTTCATGCTGGTGGTGAACAACGACCTGCCGGTGAAGAGCGTGGCCGAGCTGCTGGCATGGGGCCGGGCCCATCCGGGCAAGCTCACTTATGCGAGCGGCAACAGCACCGGCATCGTGAGCGGCGCCACGCTGTCGCGCATGAGCGGCGTGCCGATGCTGCACGTGCCCTACAAGAGCACGCCGCCGGCCATCGCCGACCTGATCGGCGGGCAGGTGTCGATGATGGTGGTCGACCTGGCCGCGGGGCTCGCCACTGTCAAGGCCGGCAAGATGCGCGCGATTGCGGTCACCACGCAGGAGCGCACCAAGCTCTTTCCTGAGCTGCCGCCACTGGCCGACACGCCGGAGCTCAAGGGCTTCGACATCACTTCGTGGAACGGCGTGTTCGCGCCGGCCGGAACGCCGCGGGACGTTGTGCTGAAGCTCAACAAGGCGCTGTCGGAAATGGCGAACGGTGCGGTGTTCCGGGAACGCGTCGCGAAGCTAGGCTTCGATGCGTTCGGCAGCACACCGGAGGAGTTGGGGGCGTTCACTGTGGCGGAGCTGGGCAAGTGGAAGAAGCTGATCCAGGCCGCGGGCATTCAACCGGAATGA
- a CDS encoding IclR family transcriptional regulator — MVVKTAFRVIEIVELFAREKQPLALSEMARLLEMPVSSCLGLIRTLEEQGYMYETGRRQGYYPTGRLLAMAQIIAAHDPVLDRVRPALEELRDGARETVLFGKFRDPNTVVYLEVLSAPQSIRYSAESGETRPAYANSMGRALLSTLAPEARRKLLEATRLQPLTDATLTTAEAIEQELERSPARGWYGNLGESIPDLVGLAWPLRIGGEAYAISVAGPRYRLEPRIDDVAAMLRSACLAIEHKG; from the coding sequence ATGGTTGTGAAAACTGCTTTTCGCGTGATCGAGATCGTCGAGCTCTTCGCCCGGGAGAAGCAGCCGCTGGCGCTGTCCGAAATGGCGCGCCTGCTCGAAATGCCCGTGTCCAGTTGCCTCGGGCTGATCCGCACGCTCGAAGAGCAGGGCTACATGTACGAAACCGGGCGGCGCCAGGGCTACTACCCCACCGGCCGGCTGCTCGCCATGGCGCAGATCATCGCGGCGCACGACCCGGTGCTCGACCGCGTGCGGCCTGCGCTCGAAGAACTGCGCGACGGCGCGCGCGAAACCGTGCTGTTCGGCAAGTTCCGCGACCCGAACACGGTCGTCTACCTGGAGGTGCTCAGCGCGCCGCAGAGCATTCGCTATTCCGCCGAGTCGGGCGAAACCCGCCCGGCCTATGCCAACTCGATGGGCCGCGCGCTGCTGTCCACGCTCGCGCCCGAGGCGCGCCGCAAGCTGCTCGAAGCGACCCGGCTGCAGCCGCTGACCGATGCCACGCTGACCACCGCCGAAGCCATCGAACAAGAGCTCGAGCGCTCGCCCGCACGCGGCTGGTACGGCAACCTGGGCGAAAGCATTCCCGATCTGGTCGGCCTTGCATGGCCGCTGCGCATCGGCGGCGAGGCCTACGCCATCTCTGTGGCGGGCCCGCGCTACCGGCTGGAGCCCCGCATCGACGACGTGGCCGCCATGCTGCGCTCGGCCTGCCTGGCCATCGAACACAAAGGTTGA